From one Amycolatopsis sp. FDAARGOS 1241 genomic stretch:
- a CDS encoding CHAP domain-containing protein has protein sequence MGRQRPQTRLPRRLHATPGAIAQTDAGRYGHVAVVDSVHGSTATVEDYNWTGDGHYLVHDIATRDFRYIHFTG, from the coding sequence CTGGGACGACAACGCCCGCAAACACGGCTACCGCGTCGACTCCACGCCACCCCGGGCGCCATCGCCCAGACCGACGCGGGCCGCTACGGCCACGTCGCCGTCGTCGACTCCGTCCACGGCTCCACCGCGACCGTCGAGGACTACAACTGGACGGGCGACGGCCACTACCTCGTCCACGACATCGCCACCCGCGACTTCCGCTACATCCACTTCACCGGCTGA
- a CDS encoding FMN-dependent NADH-azoreductase produces MTDMLAPLLRIDSSADGEESVTRRLTSLFAKHWPGEVRHRDLAADPVPPISEAYARLGRRVERRGSVPLPEITALAADDAERREWELTLPFVTEVREAGAVLLGVPMYNFSVPAALKAWIDRLTFPGAFADALRDTRFVVVCARGGAYGPGTPREGCDFQEPYLRTYLTNLGVAQEHLTFVVAELTRVADIPALAGLEHLAEESFAAAERRVLELVA; encoded by the coding sequence ATGACCGACATGCTAGCGCCCCTGCTGCGCATCGACTCGAGCGCCGACGGCGAGGAGTCCGTGACGCGGCGGCTGACGTCGCTGTTCGCGAAGCACTGGCCCGGCGAGGTGCGCCACCGCGACCTCGCCGCCGACCCCGTGCCGCCGATCAGCGAGGCCTACGCCCGCCTCGGCCGCCGCGTCGAACGGCGGGGAAGCGTGCCGCTGCCCGAGATCACGGCGCTGGCCGCCGACGACGCCGAACGCCGCGAATGGGAGCTGACCCTCCCGTTCGTCACGGAGGTGCGCGAGGCCGGCGCGGTCCTGCTGGGCGTGCCGATGTACAACTTCTCCGTGCCAGCCGCGTTGAAGGCGTGGATCGACCGGCTGACCTTCCCCGGGGCGTTCGCGGATGCCCTGCGCGACACCAGGTTCGTGGTGGTCTGCGCTCGCGGCGGCGCCTACGGGCCCGGCACGCCGCGCGAGGGCTGCGACTTCCAGGAGCCCTACCTGCGCACGTACCTGACCAATCTCGGCGTCGCGCAAGAGCACCTGACGTTCGTGGTCGCCGAACTCACCCGCGTCGCCGACATCCCGGCGCTCGCCGGGCTGGAGCACCTCGCGGAGGAGTCGTTCGCCGCCGCCGAACGCCGCGTCCTCGAGCTGGTCGCGTGA
- a CDS encoding helix-turn-helix domain-containing protein produces MAQLLLEWTRTDTVEPAARALVAPLRDVPGPLLRPLAAYLDAESSLAETAAVLGVHRNTVAVRVARIGSLPGVDLSAAGRTAGAAAGLAGGDPRRSAAFVRPAPRTGMSRSGSPIVFSGGCRMAPGAFVARVGGGRSRSVSAHPINGTRRPS; encoded by the coding sequence ATGGCACAGCTGCTCCTCGAGTGGACCCGCACCGACACGGTCGAGCCCGCGGCCCGCGCGCTCGTCGCGCCGTTGCGCGACGTCCCCGGTCCCTTGCTGCGGCCGCTCGCCGCGTACCTCGACGCGGAGTCGTCGCTCGCCGAGACGGCGGCAGTGCTGGGCGTGCACCGCAACACGGTGGCCGTGCGCGTGGCGCGGATCGGGTCGCTGCCGGGTGTGGATCTCTCCGCGGCCGGACGAACGGCCGGCGCTGCAGCCGGCCTCGCGGGCGGTGATCCTCGCCGATCCGCCGCCTTCGTGAGGCCAGCGCCGCGAACGGGCATGTCACGCTCGGGCTCGCCGATTGTTTTTTCGGGCGGGTGTCGAATGGCGCCGGGTGCCTTCGTAGCCAGGGTGGGAGGCGGTCGTTCGCGGTCCGTCTCCGCCCATCCGATCAACGGCACGAGGAGACCATCATGA
- a CDS encoding 2-dehydropantoate 2-reductase N-terminal domain-containing protein → MCGRPARARLELHSAEGRVVVSGPVRVDPAQAGGAVDLVLLAVKSTQLEAAAPWLTALCGADTVVGVLQNGVEQESMVAPHVPGVRVIPSVVWFPAQAQPDGSAWLRGEARLTLPDAPASRVVLEALRGTRCSVDLAADFTSVAWRKLLQNAVAGLMVLTGRRDGMLPGPMSPSCPWPTSGSAWRSPGPRARS, encoded by the coding sequence ATGTGCGGCCGCCCCGCGCGTGCACGCCTGGAGCTGCACTCGGCAGAAGGTCGCGTCGTCGTGTCGGGGCCGGTGCGGGTCGACCCGGCACAGGCCGGCGGCGCGGTCGACCTCGTCCTGCTCGCCGTCAAGTCGACGCAGCTCGAGGCGGCGGCACCGTGGCTGACGGCGCTGTGCGGTGCGGACACCGTCGTCGGTGTCCTGCAGAACGGCGTCGAGCAGGAATCGATGGTCGCGCCGCACGTGCCCGGCGTGCGGGTCATCCCCTCGGTCGTGTGGTTCCCCGCCCAAGCACAGCCCGACGGTTCGGCGTGGCTGCGTGGCGAAGCGCGCCTCACGCTGCCGGACGCGCCGGCATCCCGCGTGGTGCTCGAGGCGCTGCGCGGCACTCGGTGCTCGGTCGACCTGGCCGCGGACTTCACGTCCGTCGCGTGGCGCAAGCTGCTGCAGAACGCGGTCGCCGGGCTGATGGTCCTCACGGGCCGCCGCGACGGCATGTTGCCCGGGCCGATGTCGCCGAGCTGTCCTTGGCCTACCTCCGGGAGTGCCTGGCGGTCGCCCGGGCCGAGGGCGCGGTCCTGA
- a CDS encoding dihydrofolate reductase family protein → MTATYTFDVFTSLDGFGSHTGDWGGYWGKQGPELLEHRLASYDHPQRMVFGATTYRSFAEMLAPGGELAEALDPWVTRMRNLPATVVSSTVREPLDWPDATVVSGDAVEIVKRLKEESDVPLRSHGSLSLNHALLAAGLVDRVQVTVFPVITGKTGADPVFRGAADFDLELLESRTLDGHTQELVYRPTLHG, encoded by the coding sequence ATGACCGCCACCTACACCTTCGACGTGTTCACCAGCCTCGACGGCTTCGGCTCCCACACCGGCGACTGGGGCGGCTACTGGGGCAAGCAGGGCCCGGAGCTGCTCGAGCACCGCCTCGCCTCGTACGACCACCCGCAGCGGATGGTCTTCGGGGCCACCACGTACCGGTCGTTCGCGGAGATGCTCGCGCCCGGCGGCGAGCTGGCCGAGGCCCTCGATCCGTGGGTCACGCGGATGCGGAACCTGCCGGCGACGGTCGTGTCGAGCACGGTGCGAGAGCCGCTCGACTGGCCCGACGCGACCGTCGTGAGCGGCGATGCGGTCGAGATCGTCAAGCGGCTCAAGGAGGAGTCCGACGTGCCGCTGCGTTCCCACGGCAGCCTGTCGCTCAACCACGCGCTGCTGGCCGCCGGCCTCGTCGACCGCGTCCAAGTGACGGTTTTCCCGGTGATCACCGGGAAAACCGGCGCGGACCCGGTCTTCCGGGGCGCGGCCGACTTCGACCTCGAGCTCCTCGAGAGCCGGACGCTCGACGGGCACACCCAGGAGCTCGTCTACCGGCCCACCCTGCACGGCTGA
- a CDS encoding sigma-70 family RNA polymerase sigma factor, which translates to MPETLAARFEAERPRLRSLARRMLGSAAEAEDAVQESWLRLAAAPELDNLAAWLTTVVSRICLDLLRARRETPTEHVPDRGVAGPEGDVELADEVGRALLVVLATLAPAERVAFVLHDLFAVPFDAIGPILDRTPATAKKLASRARLRVRGTPALPAPELARDRQVVEAFLLAARGGDLAALLSLLAPDVVRHADAAALPPGAAAVLRGADAVARGTRAFAGRAALAELALVDGTAGLVLAPAGRLVGALKVTVVAGRVTAYEVIADPDRLAKLEIAVLP; encoded by the coding sequence ATGCCCGAGACCCTCGCCGCCCGGTTCGAAGCGGAACGGCCCCGGCTGCGCTCGCTCGCGCGGCGGATGCTCGGCTCCGCGGCCGAAGCCGAGGACGCCGTGCAGGAGTCCTGGCTGCGACTGGCGGCCGCGCCCGAGCTGGACAACCTCGCGGCCTGGCTCACGACGGTCGTCTCGCGGATCTGCCTCGACCTGCTGCGCGCCCGCCGCGAAACGCCCACCGAGCACGTGCCCGACCGCGGCGTCGCGGGTCCGGAGGGCGACGTCGAACTGGCCGACGAGGTGGGCCGGGCGCTGCTGGTGGTCTTGGCGACGCTGGCGCCGGCCGAGCGGGTGGCGTTCGTGCTGCACGACTTGTTCGCGGTGCCGTTCGACGCGATCGGGCCGATCCTCGACCGCACGCCGGCGACGGCGAAGAAGCTGGCCAGCCGCGCGCGCCTGCGCGTACGCGGCACCCCGGCGCTGCCCGCGCCCGAACTGGCGCGCGATCGGCAGGTTGTGGAGGCGTTCCTCCTCGCGGCCCGCGGCGGTGACCTGGCCGCGCTGCTGTCGCTGCTCGCCCCCGACGTCGTCCGCCACGCCGACGCCGCCGCCCTGCCTCCGGGCGCCGCCGCTGTCCTGCGTGGCGCCGACGCGGTGGCCCGCGGCACGCGCGCCTTCGCCGGCCGTGCCGCACTGGCCGAACTCGCCCTGGTGGACGGCACGGCCGGGCTCGTGCTCGCGCCGGCGGGCCGGCTGGTGGGCGCGCTGAAGGTGACCGTGGTGGCCGGACGCGTCACGGCGTACGAGGTGATCGCCGACCCGGACCGGCTCGCGAAGCTGGAGATCGCCGTTCTGCCGTGA